The Amycolatopsis japonica nucleotide sequence GCCGCCGAGGTCGTAACCCAGCAGCGAGGAGTCCCATACGACGGCCGGTGCTCGCATGGTCGGAACTCTAGTGCCCGGACGCGGCTCGTGCGCCGTTCCGCGGGTCAGCCGGGCAGATCGCCCGTGGCCAGCGGGCGCTCCGGGTCGCGGGACCAGTGCGACCACGAACCCGCGTACAACGCCGCGGGCTCCGGGTGACCGGCGACCTCGAGCGCGAGCACGACGGACGAGGCGGTGACGCCCGATCCACAGTAGACACCGACCGGTGTCTCCGGGGCCACGCCGAGCCCTTCGAACCGCTCGGCCAGCTCCGAGGCGTCACGCCAGCGGCCGTCCTCCCCGACGTGCCCGGAGAAGGGCGCGTTGACCGCGCCGGGGATGTGCCCGGCGCGCGGATCGATCGGCTCGGTCTCGCCCGCGTACCTCGGCCGCGCCCGTGCGTCGAAGAGCAGCCCGTCCCTCGCGAGAGTGGCGGCGTCGGCCGCGTCGAGCACCGGCATGCCGCCCGGCTCGACGACGATGTCGCCCTCCGCCGGTGACGGGATCTCGTCGGTGAGCGGGCGCTCTTCCTCCGCCCACGCGGCGAACCCGCCGTCCAGCACGGCGACCTCGGCGTGCCCGGCCCAGCGCAGCAGCCACCACGCCCGGGCCGCGACCGAACCGTCGGAGTCGTCGTAGACCACCACCGGGTGACCGGCGCGGACCCCGGCCGCCCGCAGGTGCCGCTGCAACGTCTCCGGCTCGGGCAGTGGATGACGCCCGCCCTCCCCCGGCTCCCCGGCGAGCGCCGTGTCGAGGTCGACGTACACCGCGCCCGGGAGATGCGCCTCACGGTAGGAATCGGCGCCGGGCGGCCCGGCGAGCCGCCAGCGGACGTCGAGGACTACGGAGCGTGCGGATTCCGGCCCGGAGAGCTGCTCGGCGAGTTCGCTGGTGGTGATCATGGGGCGCATGGGCCCATCTTCCCGTGCCTCACGTCTCCATGCCCAGCTTGGGGGACTTTTCCCGCCTCGGTGCTTGTTCTCCCCACGCCTGCGTCGCTGTCGGTGCCAGCGACTACGATGAGCAACGCGGACGAAGGGGACAGCGTGAACGATCTCATCGACACCACAGAGATGTACTTGCGTACCATCTACGAGCTCGAAGAAGAAGGTGTCGTCCCGCTGCGGGCCCGGATCGCGGAGCGGCTGCAGCAGAGCGGCCCGACCGTGAGCCAGACCGTCGCCAGGATGGAACGCGACGGACTGGTCGTGGTCGCGGACGACAGGCACCTGCAGCTGACCGAGCACGGTCGCGAGCTCGCCATCGCGGTCATGCGCAAGCACCGGCTGGCCGAGCGCCTCCTGGTCGATGTCATCGGCCTGGAATGGGAGCACGTCCACAACGAGGCCTGCCGCTGGGAACACGTGATGAGCGAGGCCGTCGAGCGCAAGCTGGTCAAGCTGCTCGACCACCCGACCACGTCGCCCTACGGCAACCCGATCCCGGGGCTGGACAAGCTCGGCGACGGTGATCCCGCCCCGCCCGCCGAAGCCGACCTCGTGCGGCTCGACGAGTTCGCCCGCATGGGCGGCGGCGAGGTCGAGATCCGCCGCATCGCCGAGCACGTGCAGCTGGACGAGACGCTGATGACGGAGCTCAAGTCGGTCGGCATCGTGCCCGGCAGCCGGGTCAAGGTCGGCAAGACGGCGCCCGGCGGCACCATCGAGGTCACCGGCGGGAGCAGCACCGCGCAGGTGCCCGTCTCGGCGTTGCACGCCGTGCTGGCGCAAGCCAGGTGAGCGCCGCGTCCGACGCCGCGGAGACCTTCCAGGCCCTCCACGGCCGGGCTCCGGCCGGCGTCTGGTCCGCACCGGGCCGGGTGAACCTGATCGGTGAGCACACCGACTACAACGACGGTTTCGTGCTGCCGTTCGCCCTCCCGCACCGGCTCGCCGCCGCGGCGTCGCCGCGCGAGGACGGTGTGCTGACCGTGTCCACCCTCGGCTCGGACGGCCGGGTGCAGGAATCCGGCCCGCTCACCATCGCCGATCTGCGGCCCGGCTCGGTCGAGGGGTGGGCCGCGTACCCGGCCGGGGTCGCGTGGGTCCTGCGGGACCAGGGTCTCGACGGCGGCGCGGACGTGGCGATCGCGGGGAACGTGCCTTCGGGGGCGGGGCTTTCCTCCTCCCACGCGCTCGAATGCGCCGTCGCGCTCGCCCTCCTGGGGCTGGCGGGGATCACCCCGGGGACCGGCGCGGGTTCGCCGACCCTGCACGAGGTGGCCCGCTGGGTGCAGCGTTCGGAGAACGACTTCGTCGGGGCGCCGACCGGCCTGCTCGACCAGACCGCCTCCCTGTGCTGCACGGAATCGAACGTGCTGTTCCTCGACGTCCGTTCCGGCGAGATGGAGCAGGTGCCGTTCCCGCTCGAGGAATCCGGCGTCCGGATCCTGATCATGGACAGCCGCACGAAGCATTCGCACGCCGAGGGCGGCTACGGGGAACGCCGCCGGGGCTGTGAGCGCGCCGCGGAGCTGCTCGAAGTGAAGGCGCTGCGGGACATCGGCGTCGACGGGCTGGACACCGCGCTCGCCAAGCTGCCGGACGAGCTCGTGCCGCTGGTGCGCCATGTCGTCACGGAGAACCAGCGCGTCCTCGACACCGTGGACCTGTTGCGGGCGGGCCGGATCACCGAGATCGGCCCTCAGCTCGACGCCTCGCACGTGAGCATGCGCGACGACTACCGGATCTCCACCCGTGAACTCGATCTCGCCGTCGATTCGGCCCGCGAAGCCGGGGCGCTCGGCGCGCGGATGACCGGCGGCGGCTTCGGCGGGTCGGCGATCGCGCTGGTCCGCGAGTCCGATGTGGACACCGTGGGCCGGGCGGTGAAGGCCGCGTACGAAGCGGCGGAGCTGCGCCACCCCAGGCTGTTCACCGCCGTGCCGTCGCGTGGCGCGGGCCGCGACGAGCTCTAGCCGCCGCACCACCCCCGGGCGCGCACCGTGCCCGGGGGCGAGGACACTGGGCCGCGACCGCATCCGCAGCAGAAAGGCGCGAACGTGACCGACGAACCGACCAAGACCCTGAAGCTGATGGTGACGGGCGGAGCCGGTTATGTGGGCAGCGTCTGCGCGGCCCGCCTCATCGAGGCCGGGCACGACGTCACCGTGGTCGACGACCTCTCCACCGGGCACGCCGACGCGGTGCACCCGGACGCGACCTTCGTCGAGGGCGACGCCGCCGAGGTCGCCGGGCGCCTGCTCGGCGACGGCTTCGACGGTGTCCTCCACTTCGCCGCCAAGTCGCTGGTCGGCGAATCGATGACGGATCCGGCGAAGTACTGGGAAGGCAACGTCCTCACTTCGCTCCGCCTGCTCGAGGCGATGCGCGACCACGGCACGAAGCGGCTGGTGTTCTCCTCCACCGCGGCCACCTACGGCGAACCCGAGTCCTCCCCCATCCCGGAGACGGCGCCGACGCAGCCGACCAACACCTACGGCGCGACGAAGCTGGCCATCGACCACGCGATCACGTCGTTCTCGCGCGCCCACGGCATCGCCGCGGTCAGCCTGCGTTACTTCAACGTCGCCGGCGCCTACGGTTCCTTCGGCGAGCGGCACACCACCGAAACCCACCTGATCCCCCTCGTGCTCCAGGTCGCCACCGGGGACCGCGAGCGGATCCAGATCTTCGGTGACGACTACCCGACTTCGGACGGCACCGCCATCCGCGACTACATCCACGTGGTCGACCTCGCCGACGCGCACCTGCTGGCCCTGCGGCACGCGGCCGACGGCGAACACCGCATCTACAACCTCGGCAGCGGCACCGGTTTCTCGGTGCTCGAGGTGATCGAGGCGTGCCGCCGCACCACCGGTCACGAGATCCCCGCCGCGGTCGCGCCGCGCCGCGCGGGCGACCCGTCGGTGCTCGTGGCCTCCAGCGAGCGGGCCGGTGACGAGCTCGGGTGGAAGCCCGAGCGCACCGACCTCGACGGCATCGTGGCCGACGCCTGGACGTTCACCCAGTCCCGCCAGAACGTCTGAGTGCGATCTCCGGTGGTCCTTCGGCCTGCTGCCGCAGGACCACCCCGATCAGGTCGGCCGGTGGCACCATCGCGTTGAGGGCCGTGCTCAGCAGCTTCGCCAGCCCGTGCCCGGGGTCGGCCTCGGCGGCCCTGGCCAAGGCCATCCCGGCGGCCGCCAGGTCACCTCGGACATAGGCGGCGTGCGCCTTCAGAGCGAGCGCCTCGGCCGCTTCGGGTGCCGGGAGCTCCCGGGCCAGGATGAGCCAGAGGTCCTCCGCCACGCGGGCGAGCGACGAGTCCGCGGGGACGGCCGTGAGCAGACAGGCGCCGCGAACCTCGACCAGGGAAAGCGCCCAGGCCAGCCGGACGGCCTGGTCGTCGCTGATCGCCCGGTCTCCGCCGTCGACTCGGGTGAGGGCGGCGTTCACCTCGGCGACTCCGGCCGGGACGGGATCCTCCCCTCGCCACGGCGGATCGGCCATTCTGGTGAGCAGATCGGCACGTCTGGCGAGCGTTTCCGGCGCGACGGGGTCGAAGAGCCGCTCGACCTCGTCCCGGCTGGCGTGGGTGACGTGCCCGGCACCGGTGACGATCGCGGCGGCCACCGAGTCCCGCGGATCCGGCAGGATCCCGCCACAGGTCCGTTCCCGGTAGCAGCCCCACCGCACGTCGGCGGCGATCCTGGGCGCCCACACCGAATGCGTCACCGAGATCTCGTACTCGGCCAGCGAGGCTTCCAGACGCCGGATGAACCGGCGCCGCGGTGGCCGCCCCGCCTTGTTCGCGGTGCCACCGCCGACCACCGCGAGGGTGGCACCGGTGTGGCCGGACACGGCGAGCCTGATCGCCAGGTCACGCGCCTGGTCTTGTTCCAGGCCGGGCGGCGGCAGGTCCACGCGCATGACGAGGCCTTGTTTCATTCGTCCAGGGCCGCGCAGGCCGAAGACGACGACGGAGTCCTCGGGGTGGAATCCGAGGAGGTACGGGATCGCGGCGAGCAGGTCCGCCGGATCCGTCAGATCGACCTTGGTCCTGCCGGTCGGGGTGGAAGTGGTCATGCCCCCACCCTGCGGCGGGAATGGGGCCGCGGGTGGGGGCATGACATATCTGTGGACAGCCGGGACCGTTGTGGACAACCGCCGCGGGACCGGTCGTGGGACGCCGATCCTGTCGGTGAGGTGATCTACAGTGCCCGGCCCCGCGGGATCAGTCGCAGTGTTCGAACGGGCTCTCGTAAGCGTTCGATCCGACCGAACCGCCCCACTTGACGCAGGTCGAGGCGGCCGTCTTCTTCACCGGTCCGGCGTAGTAGGTGAAGCTGCCGGAGTCGGTCACGCGAGCCGAACCCTGCACCTCGAGGAACGCCGAAACCGGCGAAGCGGTGCCGAGCGAAACGGCCTTCAGCGTGGTGACGCAGTTGGCCTTGGTCGAGGCGTTGTACAGCAGGTACGCGGTTCCCGAACCGTTCGCGAGCCCCTGCGAGTCGACGACCGAGAAGCCGCTGCCGCACACCTCGGTGGCCTCGTACGGGTTGCCGCCGCACGAGTTCTTGCTGGTGAAGTTCGTGTGGCCGTAGTACGGCACCGCGACCCCGTTCAGCACCGCCTTCTGCGCCACCCCGTTGAGCCGCTCTTCGAAGTGCAGGTGCGGACCGGTCACCCCGCCGGTCGCGCCGGCCGTGCCGATCTGCTTGCCGAGGCTGACGGCCTGGCCGACCGAGACGGACTGGGTCGAAAGGTGGGCGTAGCGGGTACGCCAGCCGCCACCGTGGTCGATCTCGACCCAGCGCCCATAGCTGGTGCTGCCTTCGTTGGCGACCCGGGTGACGGTGCCGCCAGCCGAGGCCAGCACCGGCATCCCGGTGATGCCCGACTTCTGGAAGTCGACCGAGTTCGCCGGGCTGTGCCCGCTGAACGTCGCCGCCGTGACCGTGACGCCGCATTTGAAGGGGACCTGGAAGTTCGGGGCGGCCGACGCCTGCGTCGTGCCGGCGAGGGTCAGGCCGAGCGCGGGGAGAACGGCGGCCGCGGCGAGCACTGCGAAACGGCGCAACCTGGACATGGAGACCTCCATCAGGTGGGGAAGCCGGACAGGACGGAGCAAAGCCGGGGGAAATACATTTTCCGTACAAGCCCGAGGTCGGGTCGGCGTTTTCCATCCGAAACGCCGGATGCCACGTCCCGAGGGGGACGTGGCATCCGGAAAACGCGGCCCTGATCAGCCGAAGGCGGCACGCAGCGCGGGTTTGCCGCCCGCCACCGGCAGCACCAGCGAGGTGCGGTTCAGCTCGACCGAGACACCGGCGCCCGGCTTCGGCCGGAGCGTGTAGTCGTGGTCGCTGGAGGCCACCAGGAACTCGATCTTGTGCCCGGCCGCCAGCAGGTAGTCCTTCGCGACCAGTTCCACCTCGACCTTGTAGTTCTCACCAGGGGTGATCGGGTCGGTGCGGGCGGGGTCGCGCCGGTTCTGCGGGTCGGTCCACCCCCGGGTGATCACCTTCGCCGTCCCGTCCGGGGCGCGGTCGAGGAGCACCGCGGTCACGTTCGCGGCCGGCTTGTCGAAGGACAGCGACAGATCGGTCTTCACGGTTCCGGAAAGCCGTACGGGCTGCTTCGCCGCAGTGGTCGAGTACAGCAGGCGGTTGCCCGACGACGCGGCGGCCGCCAGCTGTTCGATCGTCTTGCTGGCGTCGTCAGCCAGCGTCTCGACGGCGGCCTTGCCCGGGACGGGGTTGCGCGTGTCGAGCTTGCCCTTCGAAGAACCGCCGGGCCACGGGTAGAGCTTGACGTCCTGGGTGCCGGGCAGCGGCCACTCCGGCTCGTCCACCCACGACTTGTCCTCACGCTGGATGGTGGCCTTCGGCTCGCGCTCGATGCCGTTGTCGATGCCGTAGAGGTAGTGCGACATCCACTTGTTCAGCGTGGCGAGCCAGACGTCGCGGCGGAGGCTGTACGGGTCGGCGTGCCCGGCCTGGTGCAGCCAGATCTTGTGCTCGACACCGCGCGCCTTGAGCATTTCGTACCAGCGGGTGCCCTGGTCGGTCTTGACGTTCCAGTCGCCGAGGCCGTGCACCACGAGCACCGAGGCGCGCACCTTGTTCACGTCGTTGCGGTAGTTCCGCACGTCCCAGAAGCGGCTGTAGTCGCCGGTCACCCGGTCCTGGTCCACCCCGATCCGGTCGATCAGCGGACGGCAGACGGCGCGATCCTGGCGCGTGTAGACGTAATCCGCGAGCACGTCCGCGTCCTCGCCCTGGAAACCGCCGGCCGCGACGACGGCGCCGTCGTTGCGGTAGTAGTCGTACCAGCTGGAGATCGCCGCGATCGGGACGATCGTCTCCAGCCCTTCGACGCCGGTGCTGGCCACCGCGTTGGGCAGCGTCCCGTTGTAGGAGACGCCCGTCATGCCGGTCTTGCCGGTGCTCCAGTCCGCGACCGCGGCCTTGCCCGCCGCGTCGCGCGCCGTCGCACGGCCGTTCAGCCAGTCCACAATGGACTTCGCGCCGATGGTCTCGTTGACGTCGCCGGTGCTCGGGCAGCCGGTGGACTGACCGCTGCCGAGCGATTCCCCGTACACCACGGCGAACCCGCGGGCGGTGAAGTAGTCCTGGTAGCGCCAGCTGATCGGTGCCGCGTTGGGACCGACGGTCTTCGTCGCGATCCGCGGGCCCGCCGGGGCGCGCTTCGCGCCGGGCACGTACAGCTCCACGTCGACGTTGTGGTTCGCGACGTCGTTGCCGCCCGCGTAGTACGGGCTGGCCTGGTAGACGACCGGGACCTTCATGCCCTGCTGTGTCGCGCGAGGACGCACGACCTCCGCGTGCACGAGGTCGTCCTTGCCGTCGTGGTCGCTGTCGACCGGCGCGGTGACCCAGACGTTCTCCCGGATGACGTCCGCCGGGTCGAACACCGGCTGGGCTTGGCCGTCCTTGAAGACCGGCGTTGGCGGCGCGTCGGCTTGGGCGGGCAACGCCGTCGCCGGAAGGACCAGGACGGCGGTGAACAGGGCGGCGAGCCT carries:
- the galK gene encoding galactokinase, coding for MSAASDAAETFQALHGRAPAGVWSAPGRVNLIGEHTDYNDGFVLPFALPHRLAAAASPREDGVLTVSTLGSDGRVQESGPLTIADLRPGSVEGWAAYPAGVAWVLRDQGLDGGADVAIAGNVPSGAGLSSSHALECAVALALLGLAGITPGTGAGSPTLHEVARWVQRSENDFVGAPTGLLDQTASLCCTESNVLFLDVRSGEMEQVPFPLEESGVRILIMDSRTKHSHAEGGYGERRRGCERAAELLEVKALRDIGVDGLDTALAKLPDELVPLVRHVVTENQRVLDTVDLLRAGRITEIGPQLDASHVSMRDDYRISTRELDLAVDSAREAGALGARMTGGGFGGSAIALVRESDVDTVGRAVKAAYEAAELRHPRLFTAVPSRGAGRDEL
- the galE gene encoding UDP-glucose 4-epimerase GalE — encoded protein: MVTGGAGYVGSVCAARLIEAGHDVTVVDDLSTGHADAVHPDATFVEGDAAEVAGRLLGDGFDGVLHFAAKSLVGESMTDPAKYWEGNVLTSLRLLEAMRDHGTKRLVFSSTAATYGEPESSPIPETAPTQPTNTYGATKLAIDHAITSFSRAHGIAAVSLRYFNVAGAYGSFGERHTTETHLIPLVLQVATGDRERIQIFGDDYPTSDGTAIRDYIHVVDLADAHLLALRHAADGEHRIYNLGSGTGFSVLEVIEACRRTTGHEIPAAVAPRRAGDPSVLVASSERAGDELGWKPERTDLDGIVADAWTFTQSRQNV
- a CDS encoding Xaa-Pro dipeptidyl-peptidase, which translates into the protein MRVARLAALFTAVLVLPATALPAQADAPPTPVFKDGQAQPVFDPADVIRENVWVTAPVDSDHDGKDDLVHAEVVRPRATQQGMKVPVVYQASPYYAGGNDVANHNVDVELYVPGAKRAPAGPRIATKTVGPNAAPISWRYQDYFTARGFAVVYGESLGSGQSTGCPSTGDVNETIGAKSIVDWLNGRATARDAAGKAAVADWSTGKTGMTGVSYNGTLPNAVASTGVEGLETIVPIAAISSWYDYYRNDGAVVAAGGFQGEDADVLADYVYTRQDRAVCRPLIDRIGVDQDRVTGDYSRFWDVRNYRNDVNKVRASVLVVHGLGDWNVKTDQGTRWYEMLKARGVEHKIWLHQAGHADPYSLRRDVWLATLNKWMSHYLYGIDNGIEREPKATIQREDKSWVDEPEWPLPGTQDVKLYPWPGGSSKGKLDTRNPVPGKAAVETLADDASKTIEQLAAAASSGNRLLYSTTAAKQPVRLSGTVKTDLSLSFDKPAANVTAVLLDRAPDGTAKVITRGWTDPQNRRDPARTDPITPGENYKVEVELVAKDYLLAAGHKIEFLVASSDHDYTLRPKPGAGVSVELNRTSLVLPVAGGKPALRAAFG
- a CDS encoding DUF4192 domain-containing protein — its product is MTTSTPTGRTKVDLTDPADLLAAIPYLLGFHPEDSVVVFGLRGPGRMKQGLVMRVDLPPPGLEQDQARDLAIRLAVSGHTGATLAVVGGGTANKAGRPPRRRFIRRLEASLAEYEISVTHSVWAPRIAADVRWGCYRERTCGGILPDPRDSVAAAIVTGAGHVTHASRDEVERLFDPVAPETLARRADLLTRMADPPWRGEDPVPAGVAEVNAALTRVDGGDRAISDDQAVRLAWALSLVEVRGACLLTAVPADSSLARVAEDLWLILARELPAPEAAEALALKAHAAYVRGDLAAAGMALARAAEADPGHGLAKLLSTALNAMVPPADLIGVVLRQQAEGPPEIALRRSGGTG
- a CDS encoding sulfurtransferase, encoding MRPMITTSELAEQLSGPESARSVVLDVRWRLAGPPGADSYREAHLPGAVYVDLDTALAGEPGEGGRHPLPEPETLQRHLRAAGVRAGHPVVVYDDSDGSVAARAWWLLRWAGHAEVAVLDGGFAAWAEEERPLTDEIPSPAEGDIVVEPGGMPVLDAADAATLARDGLLFDARARPRYAGETEPIDPRAGHIPGAVNAPFSGHVGEDGRWRDASELAERFEGLGVAPETPVGVYCGSGVTASSVVLALEVAGHPEPAALYAGSWSHWSRDPERPLATGDLPG
- a CDS encoding metal-dependent transcriptional regulator, with translation MSNADEGDSVNDLIDTTEMYLRTIYELEEEGVVPLRARIAERLQQSGPTVSQTVARMERDGLVVVADDRHLQLTEHGRELAIAVMRKHRLAERLLVDVIGLEWEHVHNEACRWEHVMSEAVERKLVKLLDHPTTSPYGNPIPGLDKLGDGDPAPPAEADLVRLDEFARMGGGEVEIRRIAEHVQLDETLMTELKSVGIVPGSRVKVGKTAPGGTIEVTGGSSTAQVPVSALHAVLAQAR
- a CDS encoding M23 family metallopeptidase; protein product: MSRLRRFAVLAAAAVLPALGLTLAGTTQASAAPNFQVPFKCGVTVTAATFSGHSPANSVDFQKSGITGMPVLASAGGTVTRVANEGSTSYGRWVEIDHGGGWRTRYAHLSTQSVSVGQAVSLGKQIGTAGATGGVTGPHLHFEERLNGVAQKAVLNGVAVPYYGHTNFTSKNSCGGNPYEATEVCGSGFSVVDSQGLANGSGTAYLLYNASTKANCVTTLKAVSLGTASPVSAFLEVQGSARVTDSGSFTYYAGPVKKTAASTCVKWGGSVGSNAYESPFEHCD